In Labrys wisconsinensis, a single genomic region encodes these proteins:
- a CDS encoding DUF924 family protein: MAAEPEAVLAFWRAAGPERWFARDEAFDAQFRRRFLDRHLAAARRELDAWADRAESALALIILLDQFPRNAFRGTAHMYATDPLARRFAGRAIAAGFHRAVEPDLRPFFCLPLMHSEDPADQERSVALHHGLGLDDGYALGHRDIIRRFGRFPHRNAALGRDSTGEELAFLANGGFAG; encoded by the coding sequence GTGGCAGCCGAGCCGGAGGCGGTGCTGGCCTTCTGGCGCGCCGCCGGGCCGGAGCGCTGGTTCGCCCGGGACGAGGCCTTCGACGCGCAATTCCGCCGGCGCTTCCTGGATCGGCACCTCGCGGCGGCGCGGCGCGAGCTCGACGCCTGGGCGGACCGGGCCGAGAGCGCGCTCGCCCTCATCATCCTGCTCGACCAGTTTCCGCGCAACGCCTTCCGCGGCACTGCTCACATGTACGCGACCGATCCGCTGGCGCGCCGCTTCGCCGGCCGGGCGATCGCGGCGGGCTTCCATCGGGCTGTCGAGCCGGATCTCCGGCCGTTCTTCTGCCTGCCTCTCATGCACTCGGAAGATCCGGCGGACCAGGAGCGCTCGGTGGCGCTGCATCATGGCCTCGGCCTCGATGACGGCTACGCGCTGGGCCATCGCGACATCATCCGCCGCTTCGGCCGCTTTCCACACCGCAACGCCGCCCTCGGCCGGGACAGCACGGGCGAGGAGCTGGCCTTCCTCGCCAACGGCGGCTTTGCCGGCTGA
- a CDS encoding AcvB/VirJ family lysyl-phosphatidylglycerol hydrolase yields the protein MRALVGLLLVAAALAGAPVDGFAAAPARPAVLDPIFGLAPVFAPKDRPKSVIVLLSDANGFGRDEIRLAGDFVGQGSLVIGLNWPAWRSQLAQRRNEGCSDLLGHIETIVLRVERERGVDPFLTPIIAGVGLGGSAARALAPEVATHRIAGVVALRSSTFVQSAMPICGGIAHQRPDGYVYEAPHHAASSLMEADDEAEAAEAAEELREQALPRERDDLADLPLTVAAPAQPASRLVVLLTGDGGMGWIDQGLANALVARRIAVVALDSRRYFWTERDPAKVAHDLQRILKHFRREWPIEAVALVGYSFGADFLPLAYKHLSARTRRSVALVSLLALSPAGDLQIELNDADYPNAKPLLPDAAHIDAALIQCVYGEDDALAAMACPALAAARPDIDVHKQPGGHSFNGDVEALAEIVAAPLLAAPARPARAPVAATPAAPKAAPSVLQAGN from the coding sequence ATGCGGGCGCTGGTCGGGTTGCTGTTGGTGGCTGCGGCGCTGGCAGGCGCGCCCGTGGATGGCTTTGCTGCGGCACCGGCGCGCCCTGCGGTGCTCGATCCGATCTTCGGCCTGGCGCCGGTCTTCGCCCCGAAGGACAGGCCCAAATCCGTCATCGTGCTGCTGTCGGACGCCAACGGCTTCGGCCGCGACGAGATCCGGCTCGCCGGGGATTTCGTCGGGCAGGGCAGCCTGGTGATCGGCCTCAACTGGCCGGCCTGGCGCAGCCAGCTGGCGCAGCGGCGCAACGAGGGCTGCTCCGACCTGCTCGGCCATATCGAGACCATCGTGCTCCGGGTCGAGCGCGAGCGCGGCGTCGATCCTTTCCTGACGCCGATCATCGCCGGGGTCGGCCTCGGCGGCTCGGCGGCGCGGGCGCTGGCGCCCGAGGTGGCGACCCATCGCATCGCCGGCGTGGTGGCGCTGCGCTCCAGCACCTTTGTCCAGAGCGCGATGCCGATCTGCGGCGGCATCGCCCACCAGCGCCCGGACGGCTATGTCTACGAGGCGCCGCACCATGCCGCCTCGAGCCTGATGGAGGCCGACGACGAGGCCGAGGCCGCCGAGGCGGCGGAGGAGTTGCGCGAGCAGGCCCTGCCGCGCGAGCGGGACGATCTCGCCGACCTGCCGCTGACCGTCGCCGCGCCGGCGCAGCCGGCCTCGCGCCTGGTGGTGCTGCTGACGGGCGACGGCGGCATGGGCTGGATCGACCAGGGGCTGGCCAATGCCCTGGTGGCCCGCAGGATCGCGGTGGTGGCCCTCGATTCCCGCCGCTACTTCTGGACCGAGCGCGACCCGGCCAAGGTCGCCCACGATCTCCAGCGCATCCTCAAGCATTTCCGCCGGGAATGGCCGATCGAGGCGGTGGCGCTGGTCGGCTATTCCTTCGGCGCCGATTTCCTGCCGCTCGCCTACAAGCACCTCTCGGCGCGCACGCGCCGCAGCGTGGCGCTGGTGTCGCTGCTGGCGCTGTCGCCGGCGGGCGACCTGCAGATCGAGCTCAACGACGCCGATTATCCCAACGCCAAGCCGCTGCTGCCGGACGCGGCGCACATCGACGCGGCGCTGATCCAATGCGTCTACGGCGAGGACGATGCCCTCGCGGCCATGGCCTGCCCGGCGCTGGCGGCGGCGCGGCCCGACATCGACGTGCACAAGCAACCCGGCGGCCACAGCTTCAACGGCGACGTCGAGGCCCTGGCCGAGATCGTCGCCGCGCCGCTGCTGGCCGCTCCGGCCAGGCCCGCGCGGGCCCCTGTGGCAGCCACCCCTGCCGCGCCGAAGGCGGCCCCTTCCGTCCTGCAGGCGGGGAATTGA
- a CDS encoding DMT family transporter: protein MTDIASLSAARARPGLDGVGLAAMAAAVFAVAWSPIMVRFTDIGPAASAFWRLLLALPVLLAWTRAERIATGSPARRGPLTGEGLLAMFAAGIAFAADLAFFHAALPLTSVANASFISNLAPVISVIAAMALFGEKPSPSIVVGLVVALFGVAVMTAAHAGGDGGFALRQGDILAVGAALSYAAYLVALKAARATRSAANVTLGSTVVAAVVLFVMAVIEGGPLVPHSVSGWLAVATIGLVCHVLGQGLSAVGIGRLPSGVVALMLLVHPVIAAVIAFFLFGEALSLTQAVGGAMILGAVALSRR from the coding sequence ATGACCGACATCGCATCCCTTTCCGCCGCCCGGGCCCGTCCCGGCCTCGACGGCGTCGGCCTGGCGGCAATGGCGGCGGCGGTGTTCGCGGTGGCCTGGTCGCCGATCATGGTCCGGTTCACCGATATCGGCCCGGCGGCCAGCGCTTTCTGGCGCCTGCTCCTGGCTTTGCCGGTGCTGCTGGCCTGGACGCGGGCGGAGCGGATCGCGACGGGCAGCCCGGCGCGGCGCGGGCCGCTGACCGGGGAGGGCCTGCTGGCGATGTTCGCCGCCGGCATCGCCTTCGCCGCCGACCTCGCCTTCTTCCACGCCGCCCTGCCGCTGACCTCGGTCGCCAATGCCAGCTTCATCTCCAACCTGGCGCCCGTCATCTCGGTGATCGCCGCGATGGCCCTGTTCGGGGAGAAACCGAGCCCCTCGATCGTCGTCGGCCTCGTCGTGGCGCTGTTCGGCGTGGCCGTGATGACGGCCGCCCATGCCGGCGGCGACGGCGGCTTCGCCCTGCGCCAGGGCGACATCCTGGCGGTCGGGGCGGCGCTCTCCTATGCCGCCTATCTCGTGGCGCTGAAGGCGGCGCGGGCGACACGCTCGGCCGCCAACGTCACGCTCGGCTCGACGGTGGTGGCCGCGGTCGTCCTGTTCGTCATGGCGGTGATCGAGGGCGGGCCGCTGGTGCCGCACTCGGTCTCCGGCTGGCTGGCGGTGGCGACGATCGGCCTGGTCTGCCACGTCCTGGGGCAGGGGTTGAGCGCGGTCGGCATCGGCCGGCTGCCCTCGGGCGTCGTCGCTCTGATGCTGCTCGTGCATCCGGTGATCGCCGCGGTCATCGCTTTCTTCCTGTTCGGCGAGGCCCTGAGCCTGACGCAGGCCGTCGGCGGCGCGATGATCCTCGGCGCGGTCGCCCTGTCGCGACGTTGA
- a CDS encoding ABC transporter substrate-binding protein: protein MRTIIGLATALIGAGLLSAPARAEQKEVTVWSWFVQSTMQKSIAAFEKAHPDVKVNYTYYNYSPEYITALKAAAASGSLPDVIGLQPGSLTQQYREDLTAVNDLAAKEWGADWAEKVFPVNRKQMLMGNPAGDKNYYIVPQESQVLCIWYNRKIFEKIGISVPKTYDDLKAAAKALSGAGYIPMFQGAADGWQNENVFLMLANQFAPGIVDKAQAGETKWTAPELIAAMKAWKGLFDDGVFQQGALGAHAYPTGAQLFAQGRVGMMALGSWWMQESKFPPPLSEFVQAMDGFDFFYLPPVVAGNQASPPVGGIDIGYGLTKNGAKNEAAWTFLASLTNGEGLQEALNDLNDLPAFAGHEPKGDISDHVRQMSARFMADLPKAENQRFASPAVAEALDNALAGVAAGSLEPEAALAAVQAATDKALGK from the coding sequence ATGAGGACGATCATCGGCCTGGCGACGGCGCTCATCGGCGCCGGCCTGCTCTCGGCGCCCGCGCGGGCGGAGCAGAAGGAAGTCACCGTCTGGTCCTGGTTCGTGCAGAGCACGATGCAGAAGTCGATCGCGGCCTTCGAGAAGGCCCATCCCGACGTCAAGGTGAACTACACCTATTACAATTATTCGCCGGAATACATCACCGCGCTCAAGGCGGCCGCCGCATCGGGCAGCCTGCCCGACGTGATCGGCCTGCAGCCGGGCTCGCTGACCCAGCAATATCGCGAGGACCTCACCGCGGTGAACGACCTCGCCGCCAAGGAATGGGGAGCGGACTGGGCCGAGAAGGTCTTCCCCGTCAATCGCAAGCAGATGCTGATGGGCAATCCGGCCGGCGACAAGAATTATTATATAGTCCCGCAGGAATCGCAGGTCCTGTGCATCTGGTACAACAGAAAGATCTTCGAGAAGATCGGGATTTCGGTTCCCAAGACCTATGACGACCTGAAGGCCGCCGCCAAGGCGCTGAGCGGCGCCGGCTATATCCCGATGTTCCAGGGCGCCGCCGATGGCTGGCAGAACGAGAACGTCTTCCTGATGCTCGCCAACCAGTTCGCGCCCGGCATCGTCGACAAGGCGCAGGCCGGCGAGACCAAGTGGACGGCGCCCGAGCTGATCGCGGCGATGAAGGCCTGGAAGGGCCTGTTCGACGACGGCGTGTTCCAGCAGGGCGCGCTCGGCGCCCACGCCTATCCCACCGGTGCCCAGCTCTTCGCGCAGGGCCGCGTCGGCATGATGGCGCTCGGCTCCTGGTGGATGCAGGAGAGCAAGTTCCCGCCGCCGCTGTCCGAATTCGTGCAGGCCATGGACGGCTTCGACTTCTTCTACCTGCCGCCGGTCGTGGCTGGAAACCAGGCGAGCCCGCCGGTCGGCGGCATCGACATCGGCTACGGCCTGACCAAGAACGGCGCCAAGAACGAGGCCGCCTGGACCTTCCTCGCCTCGCTCACCAACGGCGAGGGCCTGCAGGAGGCGCTCAACGACCTCAACGACCTGCCGGCCTTCGCCGGCCACGAGCCCAAGGGCGACATCTCCGACCATGTCAGGCAGATGTCGGCGCGCTTCATGGCCGACCTGCCCAAGGCCGAGAACCAGCGCTTCGCCTCGCCGGCCGTGGCCGAGGCGCTCGACAATGCGCTGGCCGGCGTCGCCGCCGGCAGCCTGGAGCCGGAGGCGGCCCTCGCCGCGGTCCAGGCGGCGACCGACAAGGCGCTAGGCAAATAG
- a CDS encoding class II aldolase/adducin family protein codes for MPTHDPVKDMIVHCCRLMAQKGLIAGTEGNVSARARDGGIWTTPSDLNKGEVTAEVLVRIDFDGTIIEGDRRPTSERFMHLEFYKQRPGVNGVAHGHPVFSTAYAAAGRKLPKDILPELVATIGDVALVPYGRPSGPKLAAAIAPFIRHHNAFLLQNHGSIACGATVLEAYQRLEVVEAYSKTCWAAEAIGGVKPMSPADIADLPVPSFA; via the coding sequence ATGCCCACGCACGACCCCGTCAAGGATATGATCGTCCATTGCTGCCGCCTGATGGCGCAGAAGGGCCTGATCGCCGGCACCGAAGGCAATGTCAGCGCGCGGGCGCGCGACGGCGGCATCTGGACCACGCCCTCCGACCTCAACAAGGGGGAGGTGACCGCCGAGGTGCTGGTGCGGATCGATTTCGACGGCACTATCATCGAGGGCGACCGGCGGCCCACCTCCGAGCGCTTCATGCATCTGGAGTTCTACAAGCAGCGGCCGGGCGTCAACGGCGTCGCCCACGGCCACCCGGTGTTCAGCACCGCCTATGCCGCCGCCGGCCGCAAGCTGCCCAAGGATATCCTGCCCGAGCTGGTCGCCACCATCGGCGACGTCGCCCTGGTGCCTTATGGCCGCCCCTCCGGCCCCAAGCTCGCCGCGGCGATCGCCCCCTTCATCCGCCACCACAACGCCTTCCTCCTGCAGAACCACGGCTCGATCGCCTGCGGCGCGACGGTGCTGGAGGCCTATCAGCGCCTGGAAGTGGTCGAGGCCTATTCCAAGACCTGCTGGGCGGCCGAGGCGATCGGCGGCGTCAAGCCGATGAGCCCGGCCGACATCGCCGACCTGCCCGTTCCCTCCTTCGCCTGA
- a CDS encoding LysR substrate-binding domain-containing protein, protein MKWIDPMRHFDTDSLETLVTIVDRGGFTAAGEALGKTQAAVSVIVSKLEARLGKRLLERSRRGVKPTVAGEALIGYARRILAMEDEALAAIMGDEAEGRVRLAVPDDFLDLMVAPLMGAFAKRFPRVQLEMRCDLSFRIEPMLERGEVDLAIITRDPARPVGEVLRHEPRVWCAARDHRPELITPLPLAMFPEGCRCRPTALAALDAIGRPWRIAYTSSHLPGVYSAVNAGLAVTVLGISSVPPAWRRLGAAEGFPDLPDLDIALVAPRGASTATKHLASFIRERVVEGQIAA, encoded by the coding sequence ATGAAATGGATCGATCCGATGCGCCATTTCGATACCGACAGCCTGGAAACGCTCGTGACCATCGTCGACCGCGGCGGCTTCACGGCAGCGGGCGAGGCCCTCGGCAAGACGCAGGCCGCCGTCAGCGTCATCGTGTCCAAGCTGGAGGCCCGGCTCGGCAAGCGCCTGCTCGAGCGCTCGCGCCGCGGCGTCAAGCCGACCGTGGCCGGCGAGGCGCTGATCGGCTACGCCCGGCGCATTCTGGCCATGGAGGACGAGGCGCTCGCCGCCATCATGGGCGACGAGGCCGAGGGCCGGGTGCGCCTCGCCGTGCCGGACGATTTCCTCGACCTGATGGTGGCGCCGCTGATGGGCGCCTTCGCCAAGCGCTTCCCGCGGGTGCAGCTGGAAATGCGCTGCGACCTCTCCTTCCGCATCGAGCCGATGCTGGAGCGCGGCGAGGTCGACCTCGCCATCATCACGCGCGACCCGGCCCGCCCGGTCGGCGAGGTGCTGCGCCACGAGCCGCGGGTGTGGTGCGCGGCGCGCGACCACCGCCCCGAGCTGATCACCCCGCTGCCGCTCGCCATGTTCCCCGAGGGCTGCCGCTGCCGCCCGACCGCGCTGGCCGCGCTCGACGCCATCGGCCGGCCCTGGCGCATCGCCTATACGTCGAGCCACCTGCCCGGCGTCTACTCGGCGGTCAATGCCGGGCTCGCCGTCACCGTGCTCGGCATCTCCTCCGTGCCGCCGGCCTGGCGCCGGCTCGGTGCCGCCGAGGGCTTCCCCGACCTGCCCGACCTCGACATCGCCCTGGTCGCCCCGCGCGGCGCCTCGACCGCCACCAAGCACCTCGCCAGCTTCATCCGCGAGAGGGTGGTCGAGGGGCAGATCGCCGCGTGA
- a CDS encoding carbohydrate ABC transporter permease: protein MSLPAAAPASRPRARSRYRGPGLYAFALPAALLFVVFIAYPILWVAGQSLYSKTASGQRIFVGLANYGAALTDPVFWTVVRNMVLWGAITIPLQMLIGGLLAYFIERHTHRLRGFFRTMFFLPVVTSVSVISLVWVQIYAPYYGIAQEYLKHLGIVMASSPIGDPATAIYALILVNVWQWTGFSMLMYIAGIANLPSEVLDAARIDGARGWRLAVHVIVPMLAPATKSLLLLGVIGTLQTFPIVHLMTGGGPNRASEVFGTFIFKQSFVIGDTGGGATLSVIVLAVALVLSLVQIVFLGARLAPARKEGA from the coding sequence ATGTCCCTGCCAGCGGCCGCACCGGCGAGCCGGCCCCGCGCGCGCTCCCGCTATCGCGGGCCGGGGCTCTACGCCTTCGCCCTGCCGGCGGCGCTGCTCTTCGTGGTGTTCATCGCCTATCCCATCCTGTGGGTCGCCGGGCAGAGCCTCTATTCCAAGACCGCGTCCGGCCAGCGCATCTTCGTCGGCCTCGCCAATTACGGCGCCGCGCTCACCGACCCGGTGTTCTGGACCGTGGTGCGCAACATGGTGCTGTGGGGGGCGATCACGATTCCCCTGCAGATGCTGATCGGCGGGCTGCTCGCCTATTTCATCGAGCGCCACACCCATCGCCTGCGCGGCTTCTTCCGCACCATGTTCTTCCTGCCGGTCGTGACCTCGGTCTCGGTGATCAGCCTGGTCTGGGTGCAGATCTACGCGCCCTATTACGGCATCGCCCAGGAATATCTGAAGCACCTCGGCATCGTCATGGCGTCCTCGCCGATCGGCGACCCCGCCACGGCGATCTACGCGCTGATCCTGGTCAATGTCTGGCAATGGACCGGCTTCTCCATGCTGATGTACATCGCCGGCATCGCCAACCTGCCGAGCGAGGTGCTGGACGCGGCGCGGATCGACGGCGCCCGCGGCTGGCGGCTGGCCGTGCACGTCATCGTGCCGATGCTGGCGCCGGCCACCAAGTCGCTGCTGCTGCTCGGGGTGATCGGCACGCTGCAGACCTTCCCGATCGTCCATCTCATGACCGGCGGCGGGCCGAACCGGGCGAGCGAAGTGTTCGGCACCTTCATCTTCAAGCAGAGCTTCGTCATCGGCGACACCGGCGGCGGCGCCACGCTCTCGGTGATCGTGCTGGCGGTGGCGCTGGTGCTGTCGCTGGTCCAGATCGTCTTCCTCGGGGCCAGGCTCGCGCCGGCGCGCAAGGAGGGAGCATGA
- a CDS encoding bifunctional 4-hydroxy-2-oxoglutarate aldolase/2-dehydro-3-deoxy-phosphogluconate aldolase: MTDKTARLDALMRRGPVIPVVTIERVEDAVPLARALVAGGVAVIEVTLRTPAGLEAIRRIAGEVEGAVPGAGTVLDERQAEASVAAGAQFLVSPGSTVALLDAAVGLPVPMLPGIATASEAMAAMERGLRRLKFFPAEAAGGIAMLKSLHGPLGELVFCPTGGIDLAKAPGYLALPNVACVGGSWLTPAKAVAEGAWDGITELARGTAALRPA; encoded by the coding sequence ATGACCGACAAGACTGCCCGTCTCGACGCGCTGATGCGGCGCGGCCCCGTCATCCCGGTGGTGACGATCGAGCGCGTCGAGGACGCCGTGCCGCTGGCGCGCGCCCTGGTCGCCGGCGGCGTCGCGGTGATCGAGGTGACGCTGCGCACCCCGGCCGGCCTGGAGGCGATCCGCCGCATCGCCGGCGAGGTGGAAGGCGCCGTGCCCGGCGCCGGCACGGTGCTGGACGAGCGGCAGGCCGAGGCCTCGGTCGCGGCGGGAGCGCAGTTCCTGGTCTCGCCAGGCTCGACCGTGGCGCTGCTCGACGCGGCGGTCGGCCTGCCGGTGCCGATGCTGCCCGGCATCGCCACGGCCAGCGAGGCGATGGCGGCGATGGAGCGCGGGCTCCGGCGCCTCAAGTTCTTCCCGGCGGAAGCGGCGGGCGGCATCGCCATGCTGAAGTCGCTGCACGGCCCGCTCGGCGAGCTCGTCTTCTGCCCGACCGGCGGCATCGATCTCGCCAAGGCGCCGGGCTATCTCGCCCTGCCCAACGTCGCCTGTGTCGGCGGCTCCTGGCTGACGCCGGCCAAGGCGGTGGCGGAGGGCGCCTGGGACGGGATCACCGAGCTGGCGCGGGGCACGGCGGCGCTCCGCCCGGCCTGA
- a CDS encoding MurR/RpiR family transcriptional regulator, which produces MSSEGKILQAPPDDGATAAIDIFQKLVAAARSRDRTMAGLSQWIIANQDRAAGLSISSLAQQTGVSETTVFRFCKLLGLNGYKDLRFALAESRGLALGAQLAGLPGGGEGATEHPMASIMRRVVEVNSEQLLKTMSLVSLSALEQATEALLAANHIHLVGFGSSAPVAFDAYQRLLCLGLTASAHSDPHVLAAVTANARPGALFFGITCSGRTRDVIEAFETAGTRGLKRIVITSDEKAPVTKVADIVLISAVRRSPIAREVIATRISQLAIVETICVALALNHSDAHEIVHDTALLEQEIAKKRLPERAPPAEPT; this is translated from the coding sequence ATGTCATCTGAAGGAAAAATTCTTCAAGCGCCGCCGGACGACGGCGCGACCGCGGCGATCGACATCTTCCAGAAGCTGGTGGCGGCAGCGCGCTCGCGCGACCGCACCATGGCCGGCCTGTCGCAATGGATCATCGCCAACCAGGACCGGGCGGCAGGCCTGTCGATCTCGAGCCTGGCGCAGCAGACCGGGGTGAGCGAGACCACGGTGTTCCGCTTCTGCAAGCTGCTCGGCCTCAACGGCTACAAGGACCTGCGCTTCGCCCTGGCCGAGAGCCGCGGCCTGGCGCTCGGCGCCCAGCTCGCCGGCCTGCCCGGCGGCGGCGAGGGCGCGACGGAGCACCCGATGGCCTCGATCATGCGCCGGGTGGTCGAGGTCAATTCCGAGCAGCTGCTCAAGACCATGAGCCTGGTGTCGCTGTCGGCTCTCGAGCAGGCGACCGAGGCGCTGCTGGCCGCCAACCATATCCACCTCGTCGGCTTCGGCAGCTCGGCGCCGGTCGCCTTCGACGCTTATCAGCGCCTGCTCTGCCTCGGGCTGACGGCCAGCGCCCATTCCGATCCGCACGTGCTGGCGGCGGTGACCGCCAATGCCCGGCCGGGCGCGCTGTTCTTCGGCATCACCTGCTCGGGCCGCACCCGCGACGTGATCGAGGCCTTCGAGACCGCCGGCACGCGGGGCCTCAAGCGCATCGTCATCACCAGCGACGAGAAGGCGCCGGTGACCAAGGTCGCCGACATCGTGCTGATCTCGGCGGTGCGCCGCTCGCCGATCGCCCGCGAGGTGATCGCCACGCGCATCTCGCAGCTCGCCATCGTCGAGACGATCTGCGTGGCGCTGGCGCTGAACCATTCGGACGCCCACGAGATCGTGCACGACACCGCGCTGCTCGAGCAGGAGATCGCCAAGAAGCGCCTGCCCGAGCGCGCCCCGCCGGCCGAGCCCACCTGA
- a CDS encoding ABC transporter ATP-binding protein: MATLAIEDITKTYGSLAVIPRLSLEIADGEFCVLVGPSGCGKSTLLRIIAGLEPISSGRILIDGVDVSDAEPPERGIAMVFQSYALYPHMNVDRNMGFGLEIARTPRREIGERVARAAQKLRLDSYLHRKPRELSGGQRQRVAIGRAITRKPKLFLLDEPLSNLDAALRVGMRVEIARLKAELASTMVYVTHDQVEAMTLADRIVVMNGGRIEQVGTPLDLYEQPANRFVAGFIGSPAMNFLAGRVEEAREGRARVCLALGPSLEVALAVPVEAGAAVTLGVRPEHLRLGAAGDAPVLEGRAFMVEMLGSDTFVHLREKGEDIVVRDSEARRVRMGDAVTVSLPAAACHLFGEDGRRLSAVRVDRP; this comes from the coding sequence ATGGCCACCCTCGCCATCGAGGACATCACCAAGACCTATGGCAGCCTTGCGGTGATCCCGCGCCTGTCGCTGGAGATCGCCGACGGCGAGTTCTGCGTGCTGGTCGGCCCGTCCGGCTGCGGCAAGTCGACCCTCCTGCGCATCATCGCCGGGCTCGAGCCGATCAGCTCCGGCCGCATCCTGATCGACGGCGTCGACGTCAGCGACGCCGAGCCGCCGGAGCGGGGCATCGCCATGGTGTTCCAGTCCTACGCGCTCTATCCCCATATGAACGTCGACCGCAACATGGGCTTCGGCCTGGAGATCGCCCGCACGCCGCGCCGCGAGATCGGCGAGCGCGTCGCGCGCGCGGCGCAGAAGCTGCGCCTCGACAGCTATCTCCACCGCAAGCCGCGCGAGCTCTCCGGCGGCCAGCGCCAGCGCGTCGCCATCGGCCGGGCGATCACCCGCAAGCCCAAGCTGTTCCTGCTCGACGAGCCGCTGTCCAACCTCGACGCGGCGCTGCGCGTCGGCATGCGGGTGGAGATCGCCCGGCTCAAGGCCGAGCTCGCCTCGACCATGGTCTACGTCACCCACGACCAGGTGGAGGCCATGACGCTGGCCGACCGCATCGTGGTCATGAACGGCGGCCGGATCGAGCAGGTCGGCACGCCGCTGGACCTCTACGAGCAGCCGGCCAACCGTTTCGTCGCCGGCTTCATCGGCTCGCCCGCCATGAACTTTCTCGCCGGCCGGGTGGAGGAGGCCCGGGAGGGCCGGGCCCGGGTGTGCCTCGCCCTCGGGCCGAGCCTCGAGGTGGCCCTGGCCGTGCCGGTCGAGGCCGGGGCGGCGGTGACGCTCGGGGTGCGGCCGGAGCATCTGCGCCTCGGCGCTGCCGGCGATGCGCCGGTCCTCGAGGGGCGCGCCTTCATGGTGGAGATGCTCGGCAGCGACACTTTCGTGCATCTGCGGGAGAAGGGCGAGGACATCGTCGTGCGCGACAGCGAGGCGCGCCGTGTGCGCATGGGCGATGCGGTGACGGTCTCGCTTCCTGCCGCTGCCTGCCATCTCTTCGGCGAGGACGGGCGGCGCCTGTCTGCCGTGCGGGTGGACCGGCCATGA
- a CDS encoding carbohydrate ABC transporter permease, which translates to MSALARARLRSFTIHAVLFAVLALWMVPQAYMLSIGLRTPAQAFDPVLFAWPVTFDNFVTVIRDNPLAGIFLNSLIVTVATVAIVVAAASLVAFACAVLRLKGSLVLYTTLLTTLMVPLASLVLPLAILLQRFGWVNTYWGLIFPYAALGVPFAMVVLKAFMEDSPAELFEAARVDGCSPWQTYWHVALPLVRPALVFVAIWQFIVTWNEFFLALIVLTKAEMKTLTIVPMQYSGLYMANPGALFAVLTLIALPLILLYVAVQRAFVRGLLAGAVKG; encoded by the coding sequence ATGAGTGCGCTCGCCCGGGCCAGGCTGAGGTCCTTCACCATCCATGCCGTGCTGTTCGCGGTGCTCGCCCTGTGGATGGTGCCGCAGGCCTATATGCTGTCGATCGGCCTCCGGACGCCGGCCCAGGCCTTCGATCCCGTGCTGTTCGCCTGGCCGGTGACCTTCGACAACTTCGTCACGGTGATCCGCGACAACCCGCTCGCCGGCATCTTCCTCAACAGCCTGATCGTCACGGTGGCGACGGTCGCCATCGTCGTCGCCGCGGCCTCGCTGGTCGCCTTCGCCTGCGCGGTGCTGCGGCTGAAGGGCTCCCTGGTGCTCTACACCACGCTGCTCACAACGCTGATGGTGCCGCTCGCCTCGCTGGTGCTGCCGCTCGCCATCCTGCTGCAGCGCTTCGGCTGGGTGAACACCTATTGGGGACTGATCTTCCCCTATGCCGCCCTCGGCGTGCCCTTCGCCATGGTGGTGCTGAAGGCTTTCATGGAGGATTCGCCGGCGGAGCTGTTCGAGGCGGCGCGGGTCGACGGCTGCAGCCCCTGGCAGACCTACTGGCACGTGGCGCTGCCGCTGGTGCGCCCGGCCCTGGTCTTCGTCGCGATCTGGCAGTTCATCGTCACCTGGAACGAGTTCTTCCTCGCCCTGATCGTGCTGACCAAGGCGGAGATGAAGACGCTGACCATCGTGCCGATGCAATATTCCGGCCTGTACATGGCCAACCCCGGCGCGCTGTTCGCGGTGCTGACCCTGATCGCGTTGCCCCTGATCCTGCTCTACGTCGCGGTGCAGCGCGCCTTCGTGCGCGGCCTGCTCGCCGGCGCGGTGAAGGGCTGA